In Lathyrus oleraceus cultivar Zhongwan6 chromosome 2, CAAS_Psat_ZW6_1.0, whole genome shotgun sequence, the DNA window CACATTCTCTCTTTCTCTCCAATTTCTCGCTCTCAATCTCACTCTCACCTCACATTTCATTCGAGATTCATCCTCAATCTCACCTCACAGTTGATTAATTGATCCCTTTCAGTTCCTTTCAACTTCACTCACCTCAATTCACTTCAAATTCTCACATTCTTCACATACAGCAAACACACATCACACATGACAACAAAATTCACAATAACATCTAACAGTATTTGGATTGATGTGTATATAGTAATTCTTCTTAGATTTACAAAAACATCTAACCTCTATTCTCACAATCAAATGCTTTCTGTAAAATTGAAACAAGTTGTTCTACACTTAGTTCCACAAAGTCTACATTTGGAAGATGAAGACCTGTATTATATTCGTGTTCAGTAAAGTCTACTTTCTTCAATGTTGATATGTAACTAATATCAGCTGATTTTGGAGGACCTCTCGCAATCGCCACCTGTAAAACATGAGAAAAAAACTAAGTATAAGATACAAAAGTTTAAAAGTAGATGCATAAACTTTAGAAGTTGCCATTTAGTGATTGGAGAAAAAAAACCATTCATTTTGTTTTCACCTAACTAAAACTTTAGGAATAGTTAGTTTATGACTTGGTACAAAGTATGAGAGCAGATTTTGGATTAAGATTCCTTATAGGCTAGATATATGGTTGCTCCATTGTTGTCTTTTTCAACTTTCTTCTCTTTCATATAACTAAATTATTTATAGCAAAGGAGCCTTGCCCCATTCGCAATTGTCCCTGCCGTTCTCTCATCAAACCCTTTTCTTATAATGATGAGATACAGAAACTCATTGCTCCCTTTCTAATATTTTGATCATTTTTGGCTTGGATCTCTACTATTCTCACATTAAAGAATGCAGAAAGAATGCTCCAAAAAGTTTCTACTTGATACTTAAATATAAAGAAAATAGGTGAGACTCTATAAGGTTGCTTGATTCTGGTGGAATGCCTTCAGATGCATATTGCTACAGCAGCAAATCAAAATGGAACATTGTTCATCAATTTTTCCACAGGGAGCCTTCCAAAAAGAAAACCATCATGCTGTTAGCTAGCTATACCTCCTGCTTCTAAACCAATGAAAAACTTTTCGAAGCATCAAGAGAAGTCATTTATAATGACTTGGCCGATCTTCCCCTCTTGATCTAGATTCCAGAGTTTTGTTAAGCTGAGTTTTCATCCATGTCGCTGGATTCACGCGAGCATGCATGTGTTCAAATTTGCACGAGAATGCATTCAATATCAGCTGTTTGAAACAATCTTCATAGCCTATACAGAGCAGGCAGAATCATGATCCACCCCCTTCCTCTTTAATATTGTAGTCATTTAAGTTATAAGCTAAATAAAAGTTAAGGACGAACTCACACAGTGTCGTTCACCAAGTTCAATCAACCAAAATCTCCACAAATCCATTAACTTCCCATCCATTGTAGCTGATATATTAGTCCAGTTTGTGTGAGAAAACTCCACTTTGTTCAACCCTTCAATAAGTCCACTCCCCATGGCTTTAACATATGCTTCCTTTAGGCTCCAATACCTGCAAAGCAAACAAATACTCCTTCAACTTTCAGTATGGCCCCAAATTAGGTTCAAAAAATCGTTTTTCATTATCCAATCAGACACACTATCACATACTGATATGTAATTTTAACAATTTCAGAGACCATCTAGTGTTGTACAACATTTTGAACCACAAACATGTATCTGTAATGAAAAAAATGTAGAGATAGAGTATAATCATAGTATATATATATACCTGTAAAATTGAATTAATACATGATTGGAAGTGGGAGCATTGAGTATATTATCCCATTCCAAAGATGAAAAATATGATTCAAAAGAGTGAATGAAGTCTGCAACTGTTTCTCCATGAGGTATATCAAAGGAGACAATGTCAATCCCCACAAGACATAAAGGTTCAGATGCAATGGCGACGTAGTCGCCATGATGAGAGACATTGAAATTAAAATTTGGGAATGTAATACCCAATTTATCATAATCCTGAAATAAAAGACTAGTAGATTAAAACATAGAAAAGTAAATTTAATCTAATAATAATGttttatgaaaaaaaaatggATACCTGTAAATCCAAGAATGGTTTGCCTTGTGAAGTAGTTTTAATGGTGAATAAGAAAGGGTTATTGCTTTTGATGAGATCGTGTAGAAGTGCGTATTGAAGCATTCTGCTGATAAGTGCACGTTTTTGGTCTTGAGTTTTAAAAAACCTGTTGAGTCAAACAAATACATGATGAATATTGATCGAATGATACAAGAGATTGAGAAAGGAATAGAGAGGGTACCTGGTAACGGAGGAGTGTTGTTGGGGAGGAAGGAGGGAGAGGGCGATGGAGAATTGATGGGGTAGTGGGTCCCACTTTGATATGTCTACCACCCATCTCTTCACTCCTTCCTCCATACTTGTTTCTTTTGATGAGGTGTTTTGTTGTTGGTTAGGGGCTCCAGCGTCGCCGGCGAAGAATTCCGGCGCGGCGGAGATGGAGAGGGTGTGTTGAGATTTGGAACATGTTTTCATTGAGTTTGGGTGGCTTGGTCCCAATCTAATGTGTGGATTTTGGATATAGGCCTCAGGCCCATTCGTTCTGCCAATCATCACCACCAAATCCGTGTAACACCTCCCTCACCATGGACTGCTTGGATAATGGGCCTTAGCTTTGGGCCAGCAGTATTGTTGCTTCCTCAAACTCCACCAAATCCGGACCATACCCCCTCCAATGCCcatttctctttctttttttgttttttgtttctttgtttttttattttattttgttttgatatttttattttttattagtaATATCTTAATCATATTTTTGTCTTGTATTTTGATTTTATTTCAACACTCCCTATTTTATTCCTTTGATAATATTTTTCGTATATGTTTAATATTgaattttgttttgattttgatttatcatttattttaattcactttttgttcatatttttttatCTTAAATTTTATTCACTTTGATTCTTTTTACATGATTGTTATTCAAATTATGGATGACCCGATATTTTGGTTTAACTGCATAATTGGTTTTGGCTATTGGGTATATAAAGTCTTCCATGtctcaaatcattgatagatggatTTGAGGTTGATCAAATTTCTTTGATCCAAATTTGTTGATAGATGAGCATGAAACATCTTCAACATTTTGCATCAACGGTAGGTTATCCCTCGATGCGCCATGTTTTGAATCCTTTGATTTTGTGGATAGATGGATCCTTATGTGACTGCTTCATTTTTCCATCTTCATCCCCATACTTCTTTGTTTTAAACCATTGTGTGACATGTTTCAAGAGATTAActttgtgttaattctctaacatgtATGACACATAgattattattgaccgaccttagACTTTGTGTTAATTCTTCTACATAAgtctacttacgattgcttaacataacactaaattgTCTTGATACGATCAATTAACCACTAACAGTTACCATCTATTGACTTACTAACTTTActttcttgtcatttactttcCTATCATTTATCTTCATGCATTTACTTTTATGCTCCTAACTCCTAACATTGTATCTGATTGCACTTTATTATTTATCTGATACACCCTTAATAAAATCAAAACATAATAAAAGACTTAATGGACTGGATCACTGGGCCCTTTTCTTAACTTAGAGTTTTGGACTATGGACTTAGACCCTTTTCTTAACCTGGAATAACATTGGATCTAAGGACTGATATAAGACTTTGTGCATAAACCTAGCTCAACATGAAAATCATTATAGAATTGTGGGCATCATTTGCAGGTTTGTTATTCTTATGTCTTTGTTCTTATCTCCATTTGCTTTATGACTATTGCACacacatggcttactcttgggctaccttacaatgagacatagaacaatacactttgcacccacatgactttctcttgggctacctaacaatgagaccctaGGCTAGTTTTGTATGATCATGCATCCTTATTTGTTCATCAATCCTTTCCTCTGATTTGGCTTGATCCAATTCACATTAGATCTACTAAATCCTTTCATCTATTATTCCTTCcctttgtctttgtcaagtgaccataagtcctTGAGTCACTTTATGGGACTAGCCTCTGTCACTTTGGAGCTTCAACCTCCCAAACAAGTTCAAGACCCTCGATGGATCACAACTCTCCTCAATTGACAATCATCCAACTCATCCCCACAAGTATCATTGGAAACCTGTTTCAACAACTTGTCAATCAATGACTGGACTTGCATGCCATCAGCCTTAAGCAATACAAAATGGTGAGAGGCGATCTTCCTTACACTTGTCTAGAGTACCTCT includes these proteins:
- the LOC127117838 gene encoding uncharacterized protein LOC127117838 isoform X1 translates to MKTCSKSQHTLSISAAPEFFAGDAGAPNQQQNTSSKETSMEEGVKRWVVDISKWDPLPHQFSIALSLLPPQQHSSVTRFFKTQDQKRALISRMLQYALLHDLIKSNNPFLFTIKTTSQGKPFLDLQDYDKLGITFPNFNFNVSHHGDYVAIASEPLCLVGIDIVSFDIPHGETVADFIHSFESYFSSLEWDNILNAPTSNHVLIQFYRYWSLKEAYVKAMGSGLIEGLNKVEFSHTNWTNISATMDGKLMDLWRFWLIELGERHCVAIARGPPKSADISYISTLKKVDFTEHEYNTGLHLPNVDFVELSVEQLVSILQKAFDCENRGSSLLNLVDYL
- the LOC127117838 gene encoding uncharacterized protein LOC127117838 isoform X2 yields the protein MKTCSKSQHTLSISAAPEFFAGDAGAPNQQQNTSSKETSMEEGVKRWVVDISKWDPLPHQFSIALSLLPPQQHSSVTRFFKTQDQKRALISRMLQYALLHDLIKSNNPFLFTIKTTSQGKPFLDLQDYDKLGITFPNFNFNVSHHGDYVAIASEPLCLVGIDIVSFDIPHGETVADFIHSFESYFSSLEWDNILNAPTSNHVLIQFYRYWSLKEAYVKAMGSGLIEGLNKVEFSHTNWTNISATMDGKLMDLWRFWLIELGERHCVAIARGPPKSADISYISTLKKVDFTEHEYNTGSSLLNLVDYL